A window of the Euzebya pacifica genome harbors these coding sequences:
- a CDS encoding acyl-CoA dehydrogenase family protein, with amino-acid sequence MDRTIFEEEHDHFRDAVRRFVDKEVVPNREAWEAQGRVDRSLFTAAGAAGLLGIAAPEAHGGGGMDDFRYNAIVSEVLAEADVLSAGLGLSLQADIALPYLLHQANEEQQARWLPGAVSGETILALAMSEPGAGSDVAGIATTARRDGDHYVVDGGKTFITNGQNADLVITAVKTDPTERHKGISLLVIEADRDGFSRGRKLAKVGQHAADTSELFFDGVRVPVENLLGEEGKGFYAMMGNLAQERLSIAVQAVAQAERSVEASVAYAKQRQAFGSPIGSFQHIRFTLAELQTQVDVARTYVDRLLMDHVEGRLSDVDAAKAKWWTTELCQQIVDRCVQVHGGYGYMAEYPVARAWVDSRIQTIYGGTTEIMKEIIGRSMGL; translated from the coding sequence ATGGACCGCACGATCTTCGAGGAAGAACACGACCACTTCCGTGACGCCGTCCGCCGGTTCGTCGACAAGGAGGTCGTCCCCAACCGCGAGGCGTGGGAGGCGCAGGGCCGGGTCGACCGCTCGCTGTTCACCGCCGCCGGCGCGGCTGGCCTGCTCGGCATAGCCGCCCCCGAGGCCCACGGCGGCGGCGGCATGGACGACTTCCGCTACAACGCCATCGTCTCCGAGGTGCTCGCCGAGGCCGACGTCCTGTCCGCTGGGCTCGGCCTGTCGCTGCAGGCCGACATCGCCCTGCCGTACCTGCTGCACCAGGCCAACGAGGAGCAGCAGGCCCGCTGGCTGCCCGGTGCCGTCTCCGGTGAGACGATCCTCGCCCTCGCCATGTCCGAACCGGGTGCCGGCTCCGACGTCGCCGGCATCGCCACGACCGCTCGGCGCGACGGCGACCACTACGTCGTCGACGGCGGCAAGACCTTCATCACCAACGGCCAGAACGCCGACCTGGTCATCACCGCGGTCAAGACCGACCCGACGGAACGCCACAAGGGCATCAGCCTGCTGGTCATCGAGGCCGACCGGGACGGCTTCTCCCGTGGTCGCAAGCTGGCGAAGGTCGGCCAGCACGCCGCGGACACCTCCGAGCTGTTCTTCGACGGTGTCCGCGTGCCCGTCGAGAACCTGCTGGGGGAGGAGGGCAAGGGCTTCTACGCCATGATGGGCAACCTCGCCCAGGAGCGGCTGTCCATCGCCGTGCAGGCCGTCGCCCAGGCCGAACGGTCCGTTGAGGCCAGCGTCGCGTACGCCAAGCAGCGCCAGGCGTTCGGCAGCCCCATCGGCAGCTTCCAGCACATCCGCTTCACCCTCGCCGAGCTGCAGACGCAGGTCGACGTCGCCCGCACCTACGTCGACCGACTGCTGATGGACCACGTCGAGGGCCGCCTGTCCGACGTCGACGCGGCCAAGGCCAAGTGGTGGACCACGGAGCTGTGCCAGCAGATCGTCGACCGGTGCGTCCAGGTGCACGGCGGCTACGGCTACATGGCCGAGTACCCCGTCGCGCGAGCGTGGGTCGACAGCCGCATCCAGACCATCTACGGGGGCACGACCGAGATCATGAAGGAGATCATCGGCCGCTCCATGGGCCTGTAG
- a CDS encoding FAD-dependent oxidoreductase, with translation MGSGVAGLSAALAAAEAGAAVTLLESTSTVGGTTALSGGVAWLPANDLAAAAGFPDTPEDARTYLRGLALGDVDEELVDTFVAGAGDTASWVQRVTEHGWVALGYPDYHCGLPGGREGGRSLEPLPFTPTADVAARVRPALSWRLPMTQHEIIANTLNRDVLTRRRDEGVLTMGAAVVGSLLAAVLRLGVDVRVETPVASLRRDGERVVGVTLDSGEAVDGAVVLCTGGFERDPSLARAFLRHPSPAPTGAPGATGGGLRMAMGAGAALGNMSEAWWCPAMAIPGEEIEGKPLHRLLLAERARPGSIMVDGRGQRFANEAQNYNDVGRSLHDFDPGAFAFPRDPSWLIVDNGYRAAYPLGPLLPGEPDPDWLVRADSVEELASAIDVEADRLVATVSAFNAGAIVGEDPAFGRGRSAYDRFVGDRRLDQPNLRPLTQSPFFAVRVLPGTLGTKGGPRTDVDGRVRHVEGGVVEGLFAAGNAAASPLGMAYPGAGGTIGPALVFGRRAGACAASG, from the coding sequence GTGGGATCCGGTGTGGCCGGGCTGTCAGCCGCGCTGGCTGCAGCCGAGGCCGGCGCCGCCGTGACGTTGCTGGAGTCGACGTCGACGGTGGGCGGGACGACCGCGCTGTCGGGCGGGGTGGCGTGGTTGCCGGCCAACGACCTGGCCGCGGCTGCGGGCTTCCCCGACACACCGGAGGATGCGAGGACCTACCTGCGCGGGCTCGCGCTCGGTGACGTCGACGAGGAGCTGGTCGACACGTTCGTCGCCGGGGCCGGGGACACCGCGTCGTGGGTCCAGCGGGTCACCGAGCACGGGTGGGTGGCGCTGGGTTATCCGGACTACCACTGCGGGCTGCCCGGCGGCCGCGAGGGCGGCCGGTCGCTCGAGCCGCTGCCGTTCACCCCCACCGCCGACGTCGCCGCACGGGTGCGGCCGGCCCTGTCGTGGCGGCTGCCGATGACCCAGCACGAGATCATCGCCAACACCCTGAACCGGGACGTGTTGACCCGCCGGCGGGACGAGGGGGTCCTGACGATGGGCGCGGCGGTCGTGGGCAGCCTGCTGGCGGCGGTGCTGCGCCTCGGGGTGGACGTGCGGGTCGAGACACCGGTGGCGTCGCTTCGTCGGGACGGAGAGCGGGTTGTCGGGGTGACGCTGGATTCCGGCGAGGCGGTCGACGGGGCCGTGGTGCTGTGCACCGGCGGGTTCGAACGGGACCCGTCGTTGGCCAGGGCGTTCCTGCGCCACCCCTCCCCTGCCCCGACCGGCGCACCGGGAGCAACGGGAGGCGGCCTGCGCATGGCCATGGGGGCCGGGGCGGCGCTGGGCAACATGTCCGAGGCGTGGTGGTGCCCGGCGATGGCCATCCCGGGCGAGGAGATCGAGGGGAAGCCCCTGCACCGCCTGCTGCTGGCCGAGCGGGCCCGACCGGGGTCGATCATGGTGGACGGGCGCGGGCAGCGGTTCGCCAACGAGGCGCAGAACTACAACGACGTCGGTCGGTCGCTGCACGACTTCGACCCAGGGGCGTTCGCATTCCCGCGCGACCCGTCGTGGCTGATCGTCGACAACGGCTACCGGGCGGCGTATCCGCTCGGTCCGTTGCTGCCGGGGGAGCCCGACCCGGACTGGCTGGTCCGCGCCGATTCGGTGGAGGAGCTGGCGTCCGCCATCGACGTCGAGGCCGATCGGTTGGTGGCGACGGTGTCGGCGTTCAACGCTGGCGCAATCGTGGGAGAGGACCCGGCGTTCGGTCGGGGCCGGTCGGCCTACGACCGGTTCGTCGGTGATCGCCGCCTCGACCAGCCGAACCTCCGACCGCTGACCCAGAGCCCGTTCTTCGCGGTGCGCGTGCTGCCGGGGACGCTCGGCACCAAGGGGGGACCGCGCACCGACGTCGACGGGCGGGTCCGCCATGTCGAGGGCGGCGTTGTCGAGGGCCTGTTCGCCGCCGGCAACGCCGCCGCGAGTCCGCTGGGCATGGCCTACCCGGGCGCCGGCGGGACCATCGGCCCGGCGCTTGTCTTCGGCCGCCGTGCGGGGGCGTGCGCCGCGTCGGGCTGA
- a CDS encoding GlsB/YeaQ/YmgE family stress response membrane protein translates to MIGFLIAGLVIGALARLFTRGRQGLGLGATLLLGVVGSVIGGLLANLLGTGSLFELNIIGFIASVVAAVFLLGVVESRSGSRHA, encoded by the coding sequence ATGATCGGATTCTTGATTGCAGGCCTCGTCATCGGAGCCCTGGCCCGGCTCTTCACCCGTGGACGCCAGGGCCTCGGCCTCGGCGCAACCCTCCTGCTCGGCGTCGTCGGCTCGGTCATCGGTGGGTTGCTCGCCAACCTCCTCGGCACCGGCTCGCTGTTCGAGCTGAACATCATCGGATTCATCGCGTCCGTCGTGGCCGCCGTGTTCCTCCTCGGCGTCGTCGAGTCGCGTTCGGGCTCCAGGCACGCCTAG
- a CDS encoding nuclear transport factor 2 family protein, translating into MNVEDRLLAIDLLHRYGHCYDQGELDAMADCFTEDATFTINGSVGSMPTALEGRPAIRKAMGERRAATANAQRRHLISNVILDEVPGDPDRIQAACYLLVGSTEDGTLHLPSTGRYTDVMVRSGDGWLIAERVLTLDSTIG; encoded by the coding sequence ATGAACGTCGAGGACCGGCTGCTGGCCATCGACCTGCTGCACCGCTACGGCCACTGCTACGACCAGGGTGAGTTGGACGCGATGGCCGACTGCTTCACCGAGGACGCCACCTTCACCATCAACGGATCGGTCGGCTCGATGCCGACCGCGCTGGAGGGTCGGCCGGCGATCAGGAAGGCCATGGGCGAGCGGCGAGCCGCTACCGCCAACGCCCAGCGTCGTCACCTGATCTCCAATGTGATCCTCGACGAGGTGCCGGGCGACCCCGACCGCATCCAGGCCGCCTGCTACCTGCTGGTCGGTTCGACCGAGGACGGAACGCTGCACCTTCCCTCCACCGGCCGCTACACCGACGTGATGGTCCGCTCGGGCGATGGCTGGCTGATCGCCGAACGGGTGCTGACCCTGGACTCCACCATCGGCTAG
- a CDS encoding ketopantoate reductase family protein, whose amino-acid sequence MSDTHRSWAVVGAGAMGSVIGGHLALAGHSVTLVDVRRDHIDAIRADGLVMRRPDGTATTVRLDATVDPSADLRPVDVLLFMCKTFATVEAARSVADALAPGGVAVTLQNGLGNDRRLAEVFDADRVIPGTTTVGAESVAPGVVLMAPATAEGRSLTEMGPPRTVEVSGDADVPSAVRDVAADLTAAGLPAEALPSADTVIWSKVAMAASMAGLTAALRRTVADVIGEPTAWALWTDMFEEVVAVATAAGVDLDVAALRTRCVDTYTSVGPHITSMAADVVAGRRTEVDALALGVAEEGRRVGVPTPVNDVVGRIVKSLEATYDRSL is encoded by the coding sequence ATGAGCGACACACATCGCAGCTGGGCCGTCGTCGGTGCCGGGGCGATGGGCAGCGTCATCGGCGGGCACCTGGCGCTCGCCGGACATTCCGTCACCCTTGTCGACGTCCGACGCGACCACATCGACGCCATCCGCGCCGACGGCCTGGTGATGCGCCGACCCGACGGGACCGCCACGACGGTCCGGCTCGATGCGACCGTCGACCCATCAGCCGACCTGCGGCCCGTCGACGTGCTGCTGTTCATGTGCAAGACCTTCGCCACCGTCGAAGCCGCCCGTTCCGTGGCGGACGCGCTGGCCCCCGGGGGAGTGGCGGTCACGCTGCAGAACGGGCTGGGCAACGACCGACGACTGGCGGAGGTGTTCGACGCCGACCGGGTGATCCCGGGCACCACGACCGTGGGGGCGGAGTCCGTTGCGCCCGGTGTCGTACTGATGGCGCCGGCCACGGCGGAGGGACGGTCGCTGACGGAGATGGGGCCACCGAGGACCGTCGAGGTGTCGGGGGACGCCGACGTTCCGTCCGCGGTCCGTGATGTCGCGGCCGACCTGACCGCCGCGGGCCTGCCCGCGGAGGCGCTGCCGTCGGCGGACACCGTCATCTGGAGCAAGGTCGCCATGGCCGCGTCGATGGCCGGGCTGACCGCGGCGTTGCGACGAACCGTTGCCGATGTGATCGGCGAACCGACGGCGTGGGCGCTGTGGACCGACATGTTCGAGGAGGTCGTTGCGGTGGCCACGGCTGCCGGCGTCGATCTGGACGTCGCGGCGTTGCGAACCCGTTGTGTCGACACCTACACCTCCGTCGGCCCCCACATCACGTCGATGGCCGCCGACGTCGTCGCGGGTCGCCGGACCGAGGTCGACGCCCTGGCCCTCGGCGTGGCCGAGGAGGGCCGTCGTGTCGGTGTGCCCACTCCGGTCAACGACGTCGTCGGTCGAATCGTCAAGTCGCTGGAAGCCACGTACGACCGGTCCCTGTGA
- a CDS encoding ketopantoate reductase family protein produces the protein MTRYLIAGAGSLGTVYGAMLASAGHDVQLLARPAHADAVTSRGGVELRSFGTVQHPTLRATADPAALDPVEAIVLACKAPDTAEVLHGIRHLAGDISSAMSIQNGVTAADDLARWCVPSAVVGAVSMVGGTLEQPGVVAHTFAGPTFLGPMPDTDPAAVDTLAGDIEGAGLEVVTTDRIRSVEWSKLVHASPSMAITALTRLPFHQAFVVPELAEVFLDLIVEGAAVAAAAGVEVDDWPHILPVRSLATMPREQGLATIRARGEAMVEAGMTEVRISMLQSVERGRPTEVDAIHGTLASEARRLGVDAPTTTVVHRLLAGLDRVIVQEAT, from the coding sequence GTGACCCGCTACCTGATCGCCGGCGCCGGATCGCTCGGCACCGTCTACGGCGCGATGCTCGCATCAGCGGGCCATGACGTGCAGCTGCTGGCCCGGCCGGCCCACGCCGACGCGGTCACCAGCAGGGGAGGGGTGGAGCTCCGGTCCTTCGGCACCGTGCAGCACCCAACGCTCAGGGCCACGGCCGACCCCGCCGCACTGGACCCAGTCGAGGCGATCGTCCTAGCGTGCAAGGCCCCCGACACCGCTGAGGTACTGCACGGCATCCGCCACCTCGCCGGTGACATCTCCTCGGCCATGTCGATCCAGAACGGCGTGACCGCCGCCGACGACCTCGCCCGCTGGTGCGTCCCCTCGGCCGTCGTCGGGGCAGTCAGCATGGTCGGCGGCACCCTCGAGCAACCCGGCGTCGTCGCCCACACCTTCGCCGGTCCGACGTTCCTCGGCCCGATGCCGGACACCGACCCCGCCGCCGTCGACACGCTGGCCGGTGACATCGAGGGCGCCGGACTGGAGGTCGTCACCACCGACCGCATCCGATCCGTGGAGTGGTCCAAGCTCGTCCACGCCTCGCCCTCCATGGCCATCACCGCCCTGACCCGCCTGCCGTTCCACCAGGCGTTCGTCGTCCCCGAGCTGGCAGAGGTGTTCCTCGACCTGATCGTCGAGGGGGCCGCCGTGGCGGCGGCGGCGGGGGTCGAGGTCGATGACTGGCCCCACATCCTCCCCGTCCGCTCGCTGGCAACCATGCCGCGGGAACAGGGGCTGGCCACCATCCGTGCGCGTGGCGAGGCGATGGTGGAAGCGGGCATGACCGAGGTGCGGATCTCCATGCTGCAGAGCGTCGAGCGCGGCCGCCCGACGGAGGTCGACGCCATCCACGGGACGCTGGCGAGCGAGGCTCGACGGCTCGGGGTCGACGCCCCGACCACCACCGTCGTCCATCGCCTGCTGGCCGGACTGGACCGAGTCATCGTGCAGGAGGCGACATGA
- a CDS encoding class II aldolase/adducin family protein, with product MSTPAEQIALACRGLATYGLGSEIGGHVSMRDPDSDTFWMNVLDKTFEEITPADVVRIDFDGNQVDGDRTISLGADFHQGIYAERDDVHAIVHTHGPWITALCAMNRPPKTYHNLASFFAGETAMCPDDDFESVGPALGDNHTLLIPFHGAICVHEDLGQAVSLMVTLEYAAELDVRITPTGAPDMPEEMIGRVKDLVTRANYLTHTWGLVQRKARNAMAAAGEDLGELVAS from the coding sequence ATGTCCACGCCCGCCGAGCAGATCGCCCTTGCCTGCAGGGGTCTCGCCACCTACGGACTGGGGTCCGAGATCGGCGGCCACGTGTCGATGCGCGACCCCGACAGCGACACCTTCTGGATGAACGTCCTGGACAAGACGTTCGAGGAGATCACCCCCGCCGACGTCGTGCGGATCGACTTCGACGGCAACCAGGTCGACGGGGACCGCACCATCTCGTTGGGCGCCGACTTCCACCAGGGCATCTACGCCGAACGCGACGACGTGCACGCCATCGTCCACACCCACGGACCGTGGATCACCGCCCTCTGCGCGATGAACCGGCCGCCGAAGACGTATCACAACCTGGCCAGCTTCTTCGCCGGCGAGACCGCGATGTGCCCCGACGACGACTTCGAGTCCGTCGGCCCGGCGCTCGGCGACAACCACACGCTGCTGATCCCCTTCCACGGCGCGATCTGCGTCCACGAGGACCTCGGCCAGGCCGTGTCGCTGATGGTGACGCTCGAGTACGCCGCCGAGCTGGACGTGCGGATCACCCCGACCGGCGCACCGGACATGCCCGAGGAGATGATCGGCCGCGTGAAGGACCTCGTGACGCGTGCCAACTACCTGACCCACACCTGGGGGCTGGTGCAGCGAAAGGCTCGCAACGCGATGGCCGCGGCGGGCGAGGACCTCGGCGAGCTGGTCGCGTCGTGA
- a CDS encoding carboxymuconolactone decarboxylase family protein has translation MAIRYADGVEAGVTEDLVCSLETPDEAPDLTDAERAALRFADLMASDHLSISDATIEDLRVHYSEPEIVELGMHIGLYVGYGRLSMAWDMVDELPDRFHEREGTITPWGSDATVVGGRR, from the coding sequence ATGGCGATCCGCTACGCCGACGGGGTCGAGGCCGGCGTGACCGAGGACCTGGTGTGCTCGCTGGAGACGCCCGACGAGGCCCCCGACCTGACTGATGCCGAACGGGCCGCCCTGCGGTTCGCCGACCTGATGGCCAGCGACCACCTGTCCATCAGCGACGCCACGATCGAGGACCTTCGCGTCCACTACAGCGAACCCGAGATCGTCGAGCTCGGCATGCACATCGGCCTGTACGTGGGCTACGGCCGGCTGTCGATGGCATGGGACATGGTCGACGAGCTGCCCGACCGGTTCCACGAACGCGAGGGCACGATCACCCCGTGGGGATCCGACGCCACCGTCGTCGGTGGACGCCGATGA